From a single Hippopotamus amphibius kiboko isolate mHipAmp2 chromosome X, mHipAmp2.hap2, whole genome shotgun sequence genomic region:
- the BCLAF3 gene encoding BCLAF1 and THRAP3 family member 3 isoform X2, translated as MARSRSRSPRWRHRSLSPVSRNSEHYKQRHEHYGYEYRKDPKRPTTWRMDNEKHGQSKPRIPSRENMLYRSYEHRSPSPNIRRNSLENFFTYKPPQIYLPGRGDDSNRRSQYVPKYSEGALYKEHQRNCYPQKVQGRYFADDHRVRGSGKGGKPPLRSVADSFRFEGQWHEDELRNQRIQDEKYSQSLRRGSEDFEKRSSFQKRYPEDRDFRKYGHTSKRPQDVERYENREPARSPQWKSRHFLPPYQEKKVQRNLRPQTHRYAPREFPEASSTAKISCDYRHKHRRTSDGDQDFYDGRTQKYFKEEDRNFGSQKVPVNRQSNCFNAGRGRETESGQAKEPFKPAKKDCTACTHSNKSDVGLRPRNDKRKDKIKKEGAGRKESNSSHKQLDKSKKLSDSKPSSAILKKKSLTVKVDVKKTANTSRVASSYSTERQMSHDLVAVGRKSENFHPVFEHLDSTQNTENKPTGEFAQEIITIIHQVKANYFPSPGVTLHERFSKMQDTQAADVNEIKLNSDPEIHRRIDMSLAELQSKQTMVYDSEQTLVKIIDPNDLRHDIERRRKERLQNEDEHIFHIASAAERRDQHSSFSRLKNTHVDGFQKPTCFVKSNFRKFIQKPYLNYHTMQRKDVITHKPFGVEGNHQNTRGFRRPFKTNFRGGRFQPQYKSGLVQKSLYIQAKYQRLRFAGSRGFITNKFRERLLRKKKM; from the exons GTCTTTGTCACCAGTATCTAGAAATTCTGAACACTACAAGCAAAGACATGAGCATTATGGCTATGAATATAGGAAGGATCCAAAAAGACCCACCACTTGGAGAATGGACAATGAGAAACATGGACAGAGTAAACCAAGGATTCCTTCTCGTGAAAATATGCTTTACCGATCTTATGAACATAGATCACCTTCCCCAAACATAAGAAGAAACTCCttagaaaatttttttacttataaGCCTCCCCAAATATATTTACCAGGAAGAGGGGATGATAGTAACAGAAGATCCCAGTATGTGCCCAAATACTCAGAAGGTGCACTCTACAAGGAGCACCAGAGGAATTGTTATCCCCAGAAAGTGCAAGGAAGGTATTTTGCTGATGACCACAGAGTTAGAGGAAGTGGAAAAGGAGGGAAACCACCTCTGAGGTCAGTAGCAGATTCTTTTAGATTCGAAGGACAGTGGCATGAAGATGAATTGAGGAACCAGAGGATACAAGATGAAAAATATTCTCAGTCACTTAGAAGAGGCTCTGAAGATTTTGAGAAAAGGAGCTCTTTTCAGAAGAG GTATCCTGAGGATCGTGATTTCAGAAAATATGGACACACATCAAAAAGACCTCAAGACGTGGAGAGGTATGAAAACAGAGAGCCTGCCAGGAGCCCACAGTGGAAGTCCAGGCATTTTCTCCCTCCTTACCAAGAGAAGAAAGTTCAGCGGAACCTCAGACCCCAAACCCATCGATATGCTCCAAGGGAATTCCCAGAGGCCAGTTCAACAGCCAAGATATCCTGTGACTATCGCCACAAACATCGTAGGACCTCAGATGGAGACCAGGATTTTTATGATGGAAGAACTCAGAAGTACTTTAAGGAGGAAGACAGAAATTTTGGTTCACAAAAAGTCCCTGTAAATAGACAGTCCAATTGTTTTAATgctggaagagggagagagactgaaagTGGACAAGCCAAAGAGCCTTTTAAGCCAGCTAAGAAAGACTGCACTGCCTGCACCCATTCAAATAAGAGCGATGTTGGTTTGAGACCCCGGAATGACAAACGGAAggacaaaataaagaaagaaggggCTGGCAGAAAAGAGAGCAACTCTTCCCATAAGCAACTTGATAAGAGTAAAAAACTTTCTGACTCAAAACCTTCATCTGCCATTCTTAAGAAGAAGTCACTCACAGTTAAAGTAGATGTGAAGAAGACAGCGAATACTTCCag GGTTGCTTCTAGCTATTCCACAGAGAGACAGATGTCACATGATTTGGTTGCTGTTGGCAGGAAAAGTGAAAACTTTCATCCAGTGTTTGAACATCTTGACTCAACTCAGAATACTGAAAACAAACCTACAGGAGAATTTGCTCAGGAAATCATAACTATAATCCATCAAGTTAAAG caAATTATTTTCCATCACCTGGAGTTACTCTACATGAGCGTTTCTCAAAAATGCAAGATACACAAGCTGCAGATGTAAATGAAATTAAACTGAACTCAGATCCAGAAATTCACAG GAGAATAGATATGTCTTTGGCCGAGCTTCAGAGtaaacaaactatggtatatGACTCAGAACAG ACTCTGGTCAAAATAATAGATCCAAATGACCTACGACATGACattgaaagaaggagaaaagaacgGTTACAGAATGAAGATGAGCACATTTTTCACATAGCTAGTGCTGCAGAGAG gAGAGATCAGCATTCCAGTTTTTCAAGGTTGAAGAATACTCATGTTGATGGATTCCAAAAACCTACATGTTTTGTAAaatcaaattttagaaaatttattcaGAAACCTTACTTG AATTATCATACTATGCAGAGAAAAGACGTCATTACTCACAAACCATTTGGAGTTGAGGGAAACCATCAAAACACAAGGGGCTTTAGAAGACCTTTTAAG
- the BCLAF3 gene encoding BCLAF1 and THRAP3 family member 3 isoform X4 — translation MDNEKHGQSKPRIPSRENMLYRSYEHRSPSPNIRRNSLENFFTYKPPQIYLPGRGDDSNRRSQYVPKYSEGALYKEHQRNCYPQKVQGRYFADDHRVRGSGKGGKPPLRSVADSFRFEGQWHEDELRNQRIQDEKYSQSLRRGSEDFEKRSSFQKRYPEDRDFRKYGHTSKRPQDVERYENREPARSPQWKSRHFLPPYQEKKVQRNLRPQTHRYAPREFPEASSTAKISCDYRHKHRRTSDGDQDFYDGRTQKYFKEEDRNFGSQKVPVNRQSNCFNAGRGRETESGQAKEPFKPAKKDCTACTHSNKSDVGLRPRNDKRKDKIKKEGAGRKESNSSHKQLDKSKKLSDSKPSSAILKKKSLTVKVDVKKTANTSRVASSYSTERQMSHDLVAVGRKSENFHPVFEHLDSTQNTENKPTGEFAQEIITIIHQVKANYFPSPGVTLHERFSKMQDTQAADVNEIKLNSDPEIHRRIDMSLAELQSKQTMVYDSEQTLVKIIDPNDLRHDIERRRKERLQNEDEHIFHIASAAERRDQHSSFSRLKNTHVDGFQKPTCFVKSNFRKFIQKPYLNYHTMQRKDVITHKPFGVEGNHQNTRGFRRPFKTNFRGGRFQPQYKSGLVQKSLYIQAKYQRLRFAGSRGFITNKFRERLLRKKKEYTNIALAV, via the exons ATGGACAATGAGAAACATGGACAGAGTAAACCAAGGATTCCTTCTCGTGAAAATATGCTTTACCGATCTTATGAACATAGATCACCTTCCCCAAACATAAGAAGAAACTCCttagaaaatttttttacttataaGCCTCCCCAAATATATTTACCAGGAAGAGGGGATGATAGTAACAGAAGATCCCAGTATGTGCCCAAATACTCAGAAGGTGCACTCTACAAGGAGCACCAGAGGAATTGTTATCCCCAGAAAGTGCAAGGAAGGTATTTTGCTGATGACCACAGAGTTAGAGGAAGTGGAAAAGGAGGGAAACCACCTCTGAGGTCAGTAGCAGATTCTTTTAGATTCGAAGGACAGTGGCATGAAGATGAATTGAGGAACCAGAGGATACAAGATGAAAAATATTCTCAGTCACTTAGAAGAGGCTCTGAAGATTTTGAGAAAAGGAGCTCTTTTCAGAAGAG GTATCCTGAGGATCGTGATTTCAGAAAATATGGACACACATCAAAAAGACCTCAAGACGTGGAGAGGTATGAAAACAGAGAGCCTGCCAGGAGCCCACAGTGGAAGTCCAGGCATTTTCTCCCTCCTTACCAAGAGAAGAAAGTTCAGCGGAACCTCAGACCCCAAACCCATCGATATGCTCCAAGGGAATTCCCAGAGGCCAGTTCAACAGCCAAGATATCCTGTGACTATCGCCACAAACATCGTAGGACCTCAGATGGAGACCAGGATTTTTATGATGGAAGAACTCAGAAGTACTTTAAGGAGGAAGACAGAAATTTTGGTTCACAAAAAGTCCCTGTAAATAGACAGTCCAATTGTTTTAATgctggaagagggagagagactgaaagTGGACAAGCCAAAGAGCCTTTTAAGCCAGCTAAGAAAGACTGCACTGCCTGCACCCATTCAAATAAGAGCGATGTTGGTTTGAGACCCCGGAATGACAAACGGAAggacaaaataaagaaagaaggggCTGGCAGAAAAGAGAGCAACTCTTCCCATAAGCAACTTGATAAGAGTAAAAAACTTTCTGACTCAAAACCTTCATCTGCCATTCTTAAGAAGAAGTCACTCACAGTTAAAGTAGATGTGAAGAAGACAGCGAATACTTCCag GGTTGCTTCTAGCTATTCCACAGAGAGACAGATGTCACATGATTTGGTTGCTGTTGGCAGGAAAAGTGAAAACTTTCATCCAGTGTTTGAACATCTTGACTCAACTCAGAATACTGAAAACAAACCTACAGGAGAATTTGCTCAGGAAATCATAACTATAATCCATCAAGTTAAAG caAATTATTTTCCATCACCTGGAGTTACTCTACATGAGCGTTTCTCAAAAATGCAAGATACACAAGCTGCAGATGTAAATGAAATTAAACTGAACTCAGATCCAGAAATTCACAG GAGAATAGATATGTCTTTGGCCGAGCTTCAGAGtaaacaaactatggtatatGACTCAGAACAG ACTCTGGTCAAAATAATAGATCCAAATGACCTACGACATGACattgaaagaaggagaaaagaacgGTTACAGAATGAAGATGAGCACATTTTTCACATAGCTAGTGCTGCAGAGAG gAGAGATCAGCATTCCAGTTTTTCAAGGTTGAAGAATACTCATGTTGATGGATTCCAAAAACCTACATGTTTTGTAAaatcaaattttagaaaatttattcaGAAACCTTACTTG AATTATCATACTATGCAGAGAAAAGACGTCATTACTCACAAACCATTTGGAGTTGAGGGAAACCATCAAAACACAAGGGGCTTTAGAAGACCTTTTAAG